ATGGAAGGCATGGCCTGTGATTTCGCCACCGGTGCGATGCTGCGCGATTATCGTTTCGATAAATACCGCACCACCGAAACCAAGGAAGATAAACCGGTCCTGAAATCCATTGCGATTGCCGCGCGCGATCACAAGGACGCCAAAAAACAGTTCGACAGTGCCAAAAAGGTTATCGAAGGTGTGTTCTTCACCCGCGATCTGGTGTCTGAGCCTGCCAATGTGCTGTATCCCGAAAGCTTCATGAAAGAAGTCAGCGCGCTTGAAAAACTCGGTATCGAGATCGACGTGCTTGACGAAAAGGAAATGAAAAAGCTTGGCATGGGCGCACTTCTGGGCGTCTCGCAAGGTTCGGCGCACAAGCCCTATATGGTTGTCATGCGCTGGAACGGTGGCAAGAAAAAAGACGCACCGGTCGCGTTTGTTGGCAAGGGTGTGACCTTTGATACCGGCGGTATTTCGATCAAACCGGCTGCTGGCATGGAAGACATGAAATTCGATATGGGCGGGGCTGGTGTGGTTTCTGGCCTGATGAAGGCACTGGCCGGGCGTAAGGCCAAGGCCAACGTGATCGGCGTCATCGGCCTTGTTGAAAACATGCCATCAAGCACGGCTCAGCGTCCGGGCGATGTTGTGACCTCCATGTCGGGCCAGACCATCGAAGTCATCAATACCGACGCCGAAGGCCGCCTTGTCCTGTGTGATGCCCTGACCTATGTGCAGGAAAAATACGATCCGAAACTGATCGTCGATCTGGCGACGCTTACCGGCGCGATCATCATTGCGCTGGGCCAT
The Thalassospira xiamenensis M-5 = DSM 17429 DNA segment above includes these coding regions:
- a CDS encoding leucyl aminopeptidase, which translates into the protein MKITFSDLAIPTSGAVIAFATDGGDLMPSAVALDEATGGALAKAIKGSTFKGKAGQSLQLLAPANTDLSRIIVFGIGKEAEFDVIAAQKLGGNVTVRALSTGEKDVTVLFDMEGMACDFATGAMLRDYRFDKYRTTETKEDKPVLKSIAIAARDHKDAKKQFDSAKKVIEGVFFTRDLVSEPANVLYPESFMKEVSALEKLGIEIDVLDEKEMKKLGMGALLGVSQGSAHKPYMVVMRWNGGKKKDAPVAFVGKGVTFDTGGISIKPAAGMEDMKFDMGGAGVVSGLMKALAGRKAKANVIGVIGLVENMPSSTAQRPGDVVTSMSGQTIEVINTDAEGRLVLCDALTYVQEKYDPKLIVDLATLTGAIIIALGHENAGLFSNNDELSTQITNAGLAVNETVWRLPLSKAYDSQLKSDIADMKNVGGRPAGSITAAQFLQRFITNDRPWAHLDIAAMAWATKDSEVTPKGGTGFGVRLLDRFVADNHEA